The following are from one region of the Cytobacillus firmus genome:
- the murJ gene encoding murein biosynthesis integral membrane protein MurJ, which yields MKRKLIKAAGLLTFIAIISKLLGFGRELLMASYFGASATTDAFFVASIIPVLMFTAVGMAISTGMVPLYAEAKKRSKDEASEIVSVLGTLFLIVAVVLTALFYLITPMVTQMIAPGFDGEQLHLTNILTWIMLPSFCFYVLSAIMTGILEYEKVFTPPAFGAIPQNILVIMAIVFLSEFYGIYGIAIATLMGAVSQFLIQFPFIRKYKVLRLNFNFKKHKNTIKDTAFAFAPIVIASIAYQLNAVVDRMIASGLPEGSVSALNYSNKLMFLPLSIILLSLITVIFPSIVDAAIAKGKQLAGLIFSGMGAITLLGIPIVIVMLLESRNLVNIAYQRGAFDSTASSMTASAFFFYSFGMIFVALKEFLNRSFVALKQTKITMIGSIVSVLANIILSLVLAKFLGVGGIALATSIAMMLQTLYLFASLPKKASIQKSEINGYLKNSVKLMVIFFVGFFIVDLVRPLYNQLYPFLSFTITSVLAFAIAGSGAIILKCREVTWIIDFIRRKRSQKYGEE from the coding sequence ATGAAACGAAAATTGATAAAAGCTGCAGGTCTTTTAACCTTTATAGCAATCATCAGCAAATTATTAGGTTTTGGCAGAGAGCTTTTAATGGCATCATATTTTGGTGCATCTGCTACCACTGACGCATTTTTTGTAGCTTCCATCATCCCAGTACTAATGTTCACAGCAGTGGGTATGGCAATTTCTACAGGAATGGTCCCGCTATACGCTGAAGCAAAAAAAAGAAGTAAGGATGAAGCAAGTGAAATAGTCAGTGTATTAGGAACCTTATTTTTGATTGTTGCTGTGGTCCTTACAGCACTTTTTTACTTAATTACTCCCATGGTAACCCAAATGATTGCTCCAGGCTTCGACGGGGAGCAGCTTCATCTGACAAATATATTAACCTGGATTATGCTGCCCAGTTTTTGCTTTTATGTTTTGTCAGCTATCATGACAGGCATATTGGAATATGAAAAGGTATTTACTCCACCTGCCTTTGGAGCTATCCCACAGAATATTCTAGTCATCATGGCAATCGTTTTTCTTAGTGAGTTTTACGGTATATACGGTATAGCAATAGCTACATTAATGGGAGCTGTCAGTCAGTTTCTTATCCAGTTTCCATTTATCCGGAAATATAAAGTTCTAAGATTAAACTTTAACTTTAAAAAACATAAGAATACAATTAAGGATACTGCTTTTGCTTTTGCTCCAATAGTGATTGCCTCAATTGCCTATCAGCTGAATGCAGTTGTTGACCGTATGATTGCTTCTGGTTTACCAGAAGGAAGTGTTTCAGCATTAAACTATTCAAATAAACTTATGTTTTTGCCTTTAAGTATTATTTTACTATCTCTTATTACAGTAATTTTCCCTTCGATTGTCGATGCGGCTATAGCAAAAGGGAAACAATTGGCAGGACTTATCTTCTCCGGCATGGGTGCAATAACACTACTTGGAATCCCGATTGTTATTGTTATGCTCCTGGAGAGCAGGAATTTAGTCAATATTGCCTACCAGAGAGGAGCATTTGATTCAACAGCTTCCAGTATGACTGCTTCAGCTTTCTTTTTTTATTCTTTCGGGATGATATTTGTTGCTTTAAAAGAATTCTTAAACCGGTCATTCGTTGCTTTAAAGCAAACCAAAATCACTATGATTGGAAGTATTGTATCAGTACTTGCAAACATTATTTTAAGCCTGGTCTTAGCAAAATTCTTAGGAGTAGGCGGGATAGCTCTAGCAACTTCTATTGCTATGATGCTGCAAACTCTTTATTTATTCGCAAGTTTGCCAAAAAAGGCCTCAATTCAGAAATCGGAAATAAATGGCTACTTAAAAAACAGTGTAAAATTAATGGTGATTTTCTTTGTTGGTTTTTTTATTGTTGATCTTGTACGTCCTCTCTATAATCAGTTGTATCCGTTTTTATCTTTTACCATAACGTCAGTTCTTGCTTTTGCCATTGCAGGTTCGGGAGCAATAATTTTAAAATGCCGTGAAGTTACTTGGATAATAGATTTTATTCGCAGAAAAAGGAGTCAAAAATATGGTGAAGAATAA
- a CDS encoding WecB/TagA/CpsF family glycosyltransferase, with translation MNERIKILGIPFINTSFNKMIEILQGKIEKEEKAFVVTANPEIVMYTYEDAEYKETILNADYIVPDGHGILLASKILDKPIDERVTGYDLMMKLLELANKNRWRIFLLGGKAEVNRKAALNLTAEFPDLVLAGNQDGYFNTDDKKVACEIAKSNPDLIFVALGFPKQEKWILENISSFSKGVFIGVGGSVDVLAGEVKRAPDIWQNMKLEWLYRLLQQPSRWRRMLALPRFVIQVLYSKNQKKD, from the coding sequence ATGAATGAGCGAATAAAAATATTGGGTATTCCTTTCATCAACACTTCTTTCAATAAAATGATTGAAATACTCCAAGGCAAGATTGAAAAAGAGGAAAAGGCATTCGTTGTCACAGCCAATCCTGAGATCGTCATGTATACATATGAAGATGCAGAATATAAAGAAACGATTCTTAATGCGGATTATATTGTACCTGATGGTCATGGAATTCTTTTGGCCTCCAAGATTCTGGACAAGCCTATAGATGAGAGAGTTACAGGTTATGACTTAATGATGAAGCTGCTGGAACTGGCAAATAAAAATAGATGGAGAATTTTCCTCCTTGGAGGTAAAGCGGAAGTAAACCGAAAGGCAGCATTAAATTTAACGGCTGAATTTCCTGATCTGGTTCTTGCAGGTAATCAGGATGGTTACTTTAATACTGATGATAAGAAGGTTGCGTGTGAAATTGCAAAATCGAATCCTGATCTAATATTTGTTGCCCTGGGGTTTCCAAAACAGGAAAAATGGATTTTGGAGAATATTTCCTCATTCTCAAAGGGAGTTTTTATCGGAGTAGGCGGTAGCGTGGATGTACTGGCCGGTGAAGTTAAACGAGCACCAGACATTTGGCAGAATATGAAATTAGAATGGCTCTACAGGCTTTTGCAGCAGCCATCGAGATGGAGAAGAATGCTTGCACTACCCCGCTTTGTTATACAGGTTTTATATTCAAAAAACCAAAAGAAGGATTAG
- a CDS encoding glycosyltransferase family 4 protein has protein sequence MYHILDLLETLNQDEFFLGVFEHGQMFDRAFKRGINTKLFKQKSKYDFSIINKVTRFIDEEGIDIIHTHGPRANLFGCLIKRKRPECIWVTTVHSNPFHDFLGKGVAGKVFTRLHLMVLKKPDHYFAISSRFKNLLSSQGIEEKKITTIFNGIDFSPSQATDKVNRKNLGLNEDYFVIIMIARLTPVKGHSIALDALKRVKRNYSKIMLLLVGDGFLEGELKRMVTEQDLDENVIFMGYREDVDPLLQISDIKILTSHSESFPLVLLEAARARCPVITTDVGGVKDLIPSEDFGWVVPVNDPSQLESAIIEAIELNQNGELKQLGESLYHRASALFTVENFRNAVLTAYQKLKE, from the coding sequence ATGTATCATATTCTTGATCTGTTAGAAACCTTAAATCAAGACGAGTTCTTCCTTGGAGTTTTTGAGCACGGACAGATGTTTGACAGGGCTTTCAAGAGGGGAATTAATACTAAGCTCTTCAAGCAAAAGTCTAAATATGATTTTTCTATTATTAACAAAGTGACGCGTTTTATAGATGAAGAAGGAATTGACATTATTCATACACATGGACCACGGGCAAACTTGTTTGGGTGCCTGATCAAGCGAAAAAGGCCTGAGTGTATTTGGGTAACTACAGTTCACAGCAATCCCTTTCATGATTTTTTAGGGAAAGGGGTAGCAGGAAAGGTTTTTACCAGATTGCATCTAATGGTTTTAAAAAAACCTGATCATTACTTTGCCATTTCAAGCCGTTTTAAAAATCTGTTAAGTTCTCAAGGTATCGAAGAAAAGAAGATCACCACGATTTTTAACGGAATTGACTTTTCGCCCAGCCAGGCAACCGATAAAGTAAATAGAAAAAACTTAGGTTTGAATGAGGATTATTTTGTGATCATTATGATCGCCAGGCTTACACCGGTTAAGGGACATTCTATTGCACTTGATGCATTAAAAAGGGTTAAGAGAAATTATTCAAAAATAATGCTTCTTTTAGTTGGGGATGGCTTTCTTGAAGGTGAATTAAAAAGGATGGTCACAGAACAAGATCTGGATGAAAATGTGATTTTTATGGGTTACCGGGAAGATGTGGACCCTCTTCTCCAAATTTCAGATATAAAAATTCTGACATCACACAGTGAGAGTTTTCCATTGGTTTTACTTGAAGCCGCCAGAGCCAGGTGTCCAGTGATTACCACAGATGTAGGTGGAGTAAAAGATCTTATTCCCTCTGAAGATTTTGGGTGGGTGGTTCCTGTTAATGACCCTTCTCAGCTTGAATCAGCTATCATTGAAGCTATTGAGTTGAATCAAAATGGAGAGCTTAAGCAACTTGGTGAAAGTTTATATCATAGAGCTTCTGCATTATTTACAGTTGAAAACTTTAGAAACGCTGTCTTGACCGCATATCAGAAATTAAAGGAATAA
- a CDS encoding MraY family glycosyltransferase yields the protein MFYLTLILCFLCSVIMTPLVKRLAFKIGATDKPEQRKVHQKIMPRLGGLAIYISFLIGVLIFQPSKDYHLAIIIGSLIIVGIGMLDDIYNLSAKVKFIGQIGAALIVVLWGGVEMDFINAPFGGTIKFGYFAIPLTVLWIVGVTNAINLIDGLDGLAAGVSSIALITISVMAMLMGNTYVIAISALLVVSTLGFLIYNFHPAKIFMGDTGALFLGYMIGVLSLLGFKNVTMISFIIPILILGVPLSDTFFAIIRRFVNKQPLSAPDKSHLHHCLLNLGFTHKQTVLMIYAIAAFFGLAAIIFSQAKIWGSLILIAVILVLIELFAEILGLVGKDYQPILKRLKSRVR from the coding sequence ATGTTTTACCTGACCTTAATATTATGTTTTTTATGCTCCGTAATTATGACACCCTTAGTCAAAAGGCTGGCATTTAAGATCGGGGCTACAGATAAACCAGAACAGAGAAAAGTACATCAAAAAATCATGCCTCGCCTAGGGGGTTTGGCCATTTATATAAGCTTCTTGATAGGGGTGTTAATTTTTCAGCCCTCCAAGGATTATCATCTGGCCATAATTATTGGAAGTTTGATTATTGTTGGAATAGGAATGCTTGACGATATCTATAATCTGTCCGCAAAGGTGAAATTTATAGGGCAAATTGGTGCTGCCTTAATTGTTGTTTTATGGGGTGGAGTGGAAATGGATTTCATTAATGCTCCTTTTGGCGGCACAATTAAATTTGGATATTTTGCTATTCCACTCACAGTTTTATGGATTGTAGGAGTAACAAATGCAATAAATCTAATTGATGGATTGGATGGCCTTGCAGCAGGAGTTTCATCAATAGCACTCATTACAATATCTGTAATGGCTATGCTCATGGGCAATACTTATGTTATTGCTATTTCAGCATTATTAGTTGTAAGCACGCTTGGCTTTCTCATTTACAATTTCCATCCTGCAAAGATATTTATGGGTGATACTGGTGCCTTGTTTTTAGGCTACATGATTGGTGTTCTGTCATTGCTCGGTTTTAAAAATGTTACAATGATTTCATTTATTATACCTATTCTCATTCTTGGCGTACCTTTATCAGACACATTCTTTGCAATTATAAGAAGGTTTGTCAATAAGCAGCCATTGTCCGCACCGGATAAATCACATTTACATCATTGTTTATTAAATTTAGGGTTTACACATAAGCAAACAGTCCTTATGATTTATGCTATTGCGGCATTTTTCGGGCTGGCGGCTATTATTTTTTCCCAAGCTAAAATCTGGGGTTCTCTGATATTGATAGCTGTTATTTTAGTTCTTATTGAACTTTTTGCCGAAATTCTCGGTCTTGTAGGAAAAGACTATCAGCCAATCCTGAAAAGACTTAAATCCCGTGTCCGTTAA
- a CDS encoding IS3 family transposase — protein sequence MSKKAVSKSGKGGGNIPRRIKYELVDELRGTYPVSWLLEIAYIKPASYYKWRKTNGKREEKAKDEQDIREHILGIHFMHPEFGRPRMTDELNENGYLINHKKVYRLMTEMGIQSVIRKKRKWHGRSPSIIFPNRLKRNFRAAGPNQKMVTDITYVSVGEEFYYLSVIQDLFNNEIVSWELSKRNDLELVLNTVEKWTKKKDVAEAVLHLDQGFQYTSKLYSSRLEDYGIKGSHSRKGNCLDNACVESFFSHLKTEKLYINKCNSGEELEQALEDYIYHYNYKRRQEKLKKRAPIEYRHALTA from the coding sequence ATTTCTAAAAAAGCAGTATCCAAATCTGGTAAAGGAGGAGGAAACATACCCAGAAGAATAAAGTATGAACTGGTTGATGAGTTAAGGGGGACCTATCCGGTCTCCTGGCTGCTTGAGATTGCCTATATCAAACCGGCTAGCTATTACAAATGGAGAAAAACGAATGGTAAACGGGAAGAGAAGGCTAAGGATGAACAAGATATTCGAGAGCACATTTTGGGGATTCATTTCATGCATCCTGAATTTGGCCGGCCTCGTATGACAGATGAATTAAATGAAAATGGGTATTTAATCAACCACAAGAAGGTCTACAGACTGATGACGGAAATGGGCATACAATCAGTCATCCGAAAGAAGAGAAAATGGCACGGTCGCAGTCCTTCTATTATCTTCCCTAATCGCCTTAAAAGGAATTTCAGGGCTGCAGGACCTAATCAAAAGATGGTAACGGATATAACATATGTGTCTGTGGGAGAAGAATTTTATTATTTATCGGTCATACAGGATCTCTTTAATAACGAAATAGTAAGTTGGGAGCTATCTAAGAGAAATGATCTGGAACTTGTGTTAAATACAGTAGAAAAATGGACAAAGAAAAAAGACGTAGCTGAAGCCGTTCTCCATTTAGATCAAGGCTTCCAGTATACGTCAAAGCTATACAGCAGCCGATTAGAGGATTACGGCATCAAGGGCAGCCACTCTCGAAAAGGAAACTGCCTTGACAATGCCTGTGTAGAATCGTTCTTCTCACATCTCAAAACCGAGAAGCTGTATATAAATAAGTGTAATTCAGGAGAAGAACTAGAACAAGCTCTTGAGGATTACATCTACCATTACAATTACAAACGAAGACAAGAGAAACTAAAGAAACGCGCGCCGATAGAATATCGACACGCGCTCACTGCTTAG
- a CDS encoding transposase: MAKKGQTFNSYSEEFKHNAVMKYVNGSKSYKVLAEELGIRNCSQLKVWVKKWKAGVPFNERKGISNPLKGRPRTKFKSVEEERDYLKAQVEFLKKQYPNLVKEEETYPEE; this comes from the coding sequence ATGGCAAAGAAAGGACAAACTTTTAATAGCTATTCGGAGGAGTTTAAACATAATGCCGTCATGAAATACGTGAATGGGTCTAAGAGTTATAAAGTACTGGCAGAAGAATTGGGAATCCGTAACTGCAGCCAGCTTAAAGTGTGGGTTAAGAAATGGAAAGCTGGAGTACCGTTTAATGAGCGTAAAGGAATCTCTAACCCTTTAAAAGGCAGGCCTAGGACTAAATTCAAGTCGGTTGAAGAGGAAAGAGATTATTTAAAAGCACAGGTTGAATTTCTAAAAAAGCAGTATCCAAATCTGGTAAAGGAGGAGGAAACATACCCAGAAGAATAA
- a CDS encoding LCP family protein yields the protein MSHDRRSIAIEKRKSKRKRRIFLFIFLPIILLTLSATAYGTFLYNKAQSVMEDSYNPIDRTTKRASAAQPDIDSISVLFIGVDDSSKRSFSTSSRSDALMLATFNKDTKSVKLLSIPRDSYVYIPKLGYQDKITHAHANGGPATTIETVEELLDIPVDFYVKVNFNAFIDIVEALDGIKVDVPYAFSEQDSNDTPNAISLEPGYQLLNGEEALALARTRKQDSDIQRGVRQQEILKAIVNRAVSVGSISKYATVIDAVGKNMETDLTFDQMKAFLNYATEGTSINIESLNLAGQDMYLPNSNGNRVYYYELDEINLAEIQTELKNHLDLGNTEYGQNPAEKVDNTVQSEYQSQEESDY from the coding sequence ATGTCTCATGATAGACGTTCAATAGCAATTGAAAAAAGAAAATCCAAACGGAAGAGAAGAATCTTTTTATTTATTTTCCTTCCTATTATCTTACTGACACTTAGCGCCACGGCTTATGGAACATTTTTATATAATAAAGCACAATCAGTTATGGAAGATTCCTACAATCCTATAGATCGCACAACAAAGAGAGCATCTGCAGCCCAGCCGGATATAGATAGTATTTCAGTACTGTTCATCGGTGTGGATGACAGCAGCAAAAGATCTTTCAGCACTTCCTCGAGATCGGATGCGCTTATGCTTGCTACTTTTAATAAGGATACCAAATCAGTTAAATTGCTTAGCATCCCCAGAGACTCTTATGTTTATATCCCGAAATTGGGATACCAGGACAAAATAACACACGCCCATGCTAACGGTGGCCCTGCAACCACCATTGAAACTGTTGAAGAGCTGCTTGATATTCCAGTCGACTTTTATGTAAAAGTGAACTTTAATGCGTTCATCGATATAGTAGAAGCTTTAGATGGAATTAAAGTGGATGTCCCTTACGCATTTTCAGAACAGGACTCAAATGATACACCTAATGCCATCAGTTTAGAACCCGGATACCAATTATTAAATGGTGAAGAAGCACTGGCATTGGCCAGGACCAGAAAACAGGATAGTGATATCCAGCGTGGTGTAAGACAGCAGGAAATCCTGAAAGCAATTGTAAACAGAGCTGTTTCAGTTGGTTCCATATCAAAGTATGCAACTGTAATCGATGCAGTCGGGAAAAATATGGAAACTGATTTAACTTTTGATCAGATGAAAGCCTTCTTAAATTATGCAACTGAAGGAACATCAATAAATATAGAATCATTAAATCTGGCAGGCCAAGATATGTACTTGCCTAATAGCAATGGAAACCGCGTATATTATTACGAATTAGATGAAATCAATCTGGCTGAAATCCAAACAGAATTAAAAAATCACCTGGATCTTGGCAATACTGAATATGGACAAAACCCTGCTGAAAAAGTCGACAATACCGTTCAAAGTGAGTATCAAAGCCAAGAGGAAAGTGACTATTAA
- a CDS encoding YigZ family protein, with amino-acid sequence MLPSYYTVKGYGENEIEIERSRFIAHVDRAETAEEALEFIQKIKRKHSNATHNCSAYLIGENDQIQKANDDGEPSGTAGVPILEVLKKKNLKDTVVVITRYFGGIKLGAGGLIRAYGKATSAGLQATGIVERKLMTVMKTKIDYTLLGKVENELRTSIYAIKEIHYLDSVTVETFVEENQIKAFTDWMTELTNGAGEITLGDSLYLEEEIK; translated from the coding sequence GTGCTGCCCTCTTATTATACAGTTAAGGGATACGGAGAAAATGAAATCGAAATAGAAAGATCCAGGTTTATTGCCCATGTAGACAGAGCAGAAACAGCGGAAGAGGCGCTGGAATTTATTCAGAAGATTAAAAGGAAACATTCCAATGCTACCCATAATTGTTCTGCCTACTTAATTGGAGAAAACGACCAGATCCAAAAAGCAAATGATGATGGAGAACCAAGCGGCACAGCGGGTGTGCCGATTCTGGAAGTGTTGAAGAAAAAAAATCTTAAGGATACTGTGGTTGTCATAACCAGATATTTCGGCGGAATTAAATTGGGAGCAGGCGGATTGATCAGGGCATATGGAAAGGCAACCTCTGCAGGCTTGCAAGCGACTGGAATTGTTGAAAGAAAGCTCATGACAGTGATGAAGACAAAGATTGATTATACCTTGCTTGGCAAAGTCGAAAATGAGCTGAGAACGTCAATTTACGCAATAAAGGAAATTCATTATCTTGATTCAGTCACAGTTGAAACATTTGTTGAAGAAAATCAAATCAAAGCTTTTACTGACTGGATGACCGAATTAACAAATGGGGCTGGTGAAATTACTTTAGGTGACAGTCTTTACCTGGAAGAAGAGATAAAATAA
- a CDS encoding sensor histidine kinase — MSIKKFDSKTLDLILEKMVQTVGTSKDEIFRIGEQCRKDYKTLTEELMEVKQMVLKVIEEGDRLEVQTRFARKRLSEVSMHFKDYTESEVREAYEKAHQLQMDLSMNRQLEKQLRDRRDDIERRLIGVNDTIDRSEVLISQITVVMNYLTSDLKQMGEIIEDAKLKQDFGLKIIEAQEEERKRVSREIHDGPAQMMANVMMRSDLIERVYKERGAAEAITEIKDLKKMVRNALYEVRRIIYDLRPMALDDLGLIPTLKKYLTTIEEYHRSTKINFTNVGEESRLPTQYEVALFRLIQESVTNALKHAEAKEIQVKIEINSTRVAVVIKDDGKGFNIREKRPGSFGIMGMGERLELLDGQMSIDSKPGKGTIVIIQVPLN; from the coding sequence ATGAGTATTAAGAAATTCGATTCCAAGACTCTGGATCTTATCCTTGAAAAAATGGTCCAAACAGTAGGTACCAGTAAAGATGAAATTTTCCGTATAGGCGAGCAATGCCGTAAAGATTATAAGACTTTAACGGAAGAATTGATGGAAGTAAAACAAATGGTCCTTAAAGTAATTGAAGAAGGGGACAGGCTGGAAGTGCAAACCCGGTTTGCAAGAAAGCGCCTTTCTGAAGTAAGCATGCATTTTAAGGATTATACAGAGTCTGAAGTGCGCGAAGCCTATGAAAAGGCCCATCAGCTTCAAATGGACTTATCCATGAACCGTCAGCTTGAAAAACAGCTTAGAGATCGCCGTGATGATATTGAAAGAAGGCTTATAGGTGTTAACGACACTATTGATAGATCGGAAGTCCTCATTTCACAAATTACGGTAGTGATGAATTACCTGACAAGTGACCTGAAACAAATGGGAGAAATCATCGAGGATGCGAAGCTCAAACAGGATTTTGGCCTGAAAATCATTGAAGCACAGGAAGAAGAGCGGAAAAGGGTATCCCGCGAGATCCATGACGGACCTGCCCAGATGATGGCGAATGTCATGATGAGGTCCGATTTAATTGAACGGGTATACAAAGAGCGCGGTGCTGCTGAAGCCATTACTGAAATAAAAGACCTGAAAAAAATGGTCCGCAATGCTTTATATGAAGTCCGCAGGATTATTTATGACTTGCGTCCAATGGCTCTTGATGATCTAGGCTTAATCCCTACCCTCAAAAAATACTTAACAACGATCGAAGAGTATCACAGGAGTACAAAGATAAATTTCACGAATGTTGGCGAAGAAAGTCGATTGCCGACTCAATATGAAGTCGCATTGTTCCGTCTGATTCAGGAGTCTGTGACTAATGCTCTAAAACATGCTGAAGCTAAAGAGATTCAAGTGAAAATAGAGATAAACAGCACCAGGGTAGCAGTAGTCATCAAAGATGATGGGAAAGGCTTCAATATTCGCGAGAAGCGTCCGGGCTCTTTTGGAATTATGGGAATGGGAGAAAGGCTTGAACTTTTGGATGGCCAGATGTCCATAGACTCTAAACCAGGCAAAGGAACCATTGTCATTATCCAGGTGCCATTGAATTAA
- a CDS encoding response regulator, producing MNTKIVIIDDHQLFREGVKRILDFEKSFNVVAEGDDGSEAMALMEEYDPDVIIMDINMPNTNGVEATRQLINKYPESKVIILSIHDDENYVTHALKTGASGYLLKEMDADALVEAVKVVADGGSYLHPKVTHNLVNEYRRLAAEGTSNSSYSQVEIRRPLHLLTRRECEVLQLLADGKSNRGIGEALYISEKTVKNHVSNILQKMNVNDRTQAVVVAIKNGWVEVR from the coding sequence TTGAATACAAAGATCGTCATAATTGATGACCATCAATTATTCAGAGAAGGGGTAAAACGCATTTTAGATTTCGAAAAGAGCTTTAATGTAGTGGCAGAAGGCGATGATGGCAGTGAAGCCATGGCGCTGATGGAAGAGTATGACCCAGATGTAATAATCATGGACATCAATATGCCGAATACCAATGGCGTGGAAGCGACCCGTCAGCTGATTAATAAATATCCGGAATCAAAAGTAATCATTCTTTCCATCCATGATGATGAAAACTATGTTACACATGCCCTTAAGACAGGGGCAAGCGGATACCTTTTAAAAGAAATGGATGCAGATGCGCTAGTGGAAGCTGTAAAGGTTGTCGCCGATGGAGGATCTTACTTACATCCGAAAGTTACACACAACCTGGTAAATGAGTACCGCCGCTTGGCTGCAGAGGGAACTAGCAACAGCTCCTATTCACAGGTGGAAATCCGCCGTCCTCTTCACTTGCTGACACGCCGCGAATGTGAAGTGCTTCAGCTCCTTGCAGATGGCAAAAGCAACCGCGGAATTGGGGAAGCTTTATACATAAGCGAAAAAACGGTAAAGAACCACGTAAGCAATATCCTGCAAAAAATGAATGTAAATGACCGTACTCAGGCAGTAGTAGTAGCAATTAAAAATGGCTGGGTCGAGGTGCGATAA
- a CDS encoding DegV family protein produces the protein MKTAVVTDSTAYIPKNLRDKLNIHMIPLSVIFGGETYQEEVEITAADFYEEVKHKELPTTSQPPVGEFAELFEKLSKEYDAVISIHLSSGISGTFQGAVTAGSMVDDIQVFPFDSEISCMVQGFYVVEAAELAAAGKSPQEIVERLEEMKKSIRAYFMVDDLSHLQRGGRLSSAQALIGSLLQVKPLLHFEDKKIVPFEKIRTRKKAMKRMVDLFWEDVKSGEPYQAVIIHANREAEAREWKAELEAEYPNVEFMISYFGPVIGTHLGEGAMGFGWVKK, from the coding sequence ATGAAAACGGCTGTTGTAACAGATAGTACAGCATATATTCCTAAGAATTTAAGAGATAAGTTAAATATACATATGATTCCGCTGAGTGTGATTTTTGGCGGTGAGACGTACCAGGAAGAAGTGGAAATTACGGCTGCAGACTTTTATGAAGAAGTGAAGCATAAAGAGCTTCCGACTACTTCACAGCCGCCGGTGGGTGAATTTGCTGAGCTGTTTGAGAAATTATCGAAAGAGTATGATGCAGTGATCTCGATTCATCTTTCCAGTGGCATAAGCGGTACCTTTCAGGGGGCGGTTACTGCCGGGAGCATGGTCGACGATATTCAGGTGTTCCCATTTGATTCCGAAATCAGCTGTATGGTGCAGGGCTTTTATGTGGTGGAAGCGGCTGAACTGGCTGCTGCCGGTAAAAGTCCACAGGAAATCGTGGAACGGCTTGAGGAAATGAAAAAAAGCATTCGCGCTTATTTTATGGTGGATGACCTGTCGCATCTTCAGCGGGGAGGACGATTGTCCAGTGCACAGGCCTTGATTGGAAGTCTTCTCCAGGTTAAGCCGCTGCTTCATTTTGAAGATAAAAAAATTGTTCCGTTTGAAAAGATTCGCACCCGGAAGAAAGCTATGAAGCGGATGGTTGACCTTTTCTGGGAAGATGTGAAAAGCGGCGAGCCATATCAGGCGGTTATTATCCACGCCAACCGCGAAGCAGAAGCGCGTGAGTGGAAGGCTGAGCTTGAAGCGGAATATCCAAATGTTGAGTTTATGATCAGCTATTTTGGACCGGTTATTGGAACTCATCTAGGTGAAGGCGCGATGGGATTTGGCTGGGTGAAGAAGTAA